A single genomic interval of Cervus elaphus chromosome 19, mCerEla1.1, whole genome shotgun sequence harbors:
- the TTC14 gene encoding tetratricopeptide repeat protein 14 codes for MDRDLLRQSLNFHGPSLLSLLRSEQQDNPHFRSLLGSVADPARGPPGQQQLPGRKERRVDNIEIQKFISKKADLLFALSWKSDAPTTAEVSEDNDDYYAVMPPLEQFMEIPSMDRRELFFRDIERGDIVIGRISSIREFGFFMVLICLGSGIMRDISHLEITALCPLRDMPSISNHGDPLSYYQTGDIIRAGIKDIDRYHEKLAVSLYSSSLPPHLSGVKLGVISSEELPLYYRKSVELNSNSLESYENIMQSSLGFVNPGVVEFLLGKLGIDESNPPSLMRGLQSKNFSEDDFASALRKKQSASWALKCVKIGVDYFKVGRHVDAMNEYNKALEIDKQNVEALVARGALYATKGSLNKAIEDFELALENCPTHRNARKYLCQTLVERGGQLEEEEKFLNAESYYKKALALDETFKDAEDALQKLHIYMQKSLELREKQAEKEEKQKTKKIETSAEKLRKLLKEEKRLKKKRRKSTSSSSVSSADESVSSSSSSSSSGHKRHKKHKRNHSESSRSSKRHSAKASSNQIDQNKKDECFPVPANTSASFLNQKQEVEKLLEKQDRLPYQKKQVKEKDKCSFSSSSVEIPDDFGGRSEDPRDFYDSYKTQAGSSRTEKPYKSERHFSSRRDSSDSFYRNSEDKVKMYGYRRFEKDTEGRKEHYRKWEPGSTRHATSPASSDYSWKSGEKYKKSTYSGSRDLSRHEQRYQLNKNQGEYEREGNYVEDIKTEVQGEGLNSKDHSEGGVKKNLPQNLLNIFNQIAAFEKEKGNKPKN; via the exons ATGGACCGAGACCTCTTGCGGCAGTCACTAAATTTCCACGGCCCGTCTTTGCTCTCCCTGCTCCGGAGCGAGCAGCAGGACAACCCGCACTTCCGGAGCCTCCTGGGGTCGGTGGCCGACCCTGCCCGGGGCCCGCCGGGCCAGCAGCAGTTACCGGGCAG aaaagagaggAGAGTTGACAACATTGAAATACAAAAATTCATTTCCAAAAAAGCGGATCTGCTTTTTGCACTTTCCTGGAAATCAGATGCACCTACAACTGCTGAAGTTAGTGAAGACAATGATG attattatgCAGTCATGCCACCGTTAGAGCAATTCATGGAGATACCTAGTATGGACCGGAGAGAGCTGTTTTTTCGAGATATTGAGCGTGGTGATATAGTGATTGGAAGAATTAGTTCCATTCGGGAATTTGGGTTTTTCATGGTGTTGATTTGTCTAGGCAGTGGCATTATGAGAGATATATCCCACTTAGAAATCACA GCTCTATGTCCACTAAGAGACATGCCTTCAATCAGTAACCATGGGGATCCTTTATCATATTACCAAACTGGTGACATCATTCGAG ctggaatcaaggatATTGACAGATACCATGAAAAGCTTGCAGTGTCTCTATATAGCTCATCTCTTCCACCACACCTATCTGGTGTTAAATTAGGTGTAATTAGTTCTGAAGAACTTCCTTTGTACTACAG gaaaagcgTTGAACTAAATAGCAATTCTTTGGAATCCTATGAGAATATCATGCAGAGTTCTTTGGGATTTGTTAATCCAGGAGTAGTTGAATTCCTTTTAGGAAAACTAGGAATAGATGAATCTAATCCACCATCTTTAATGAGAGGCCTTCAAAG caAAAATTTCTCTGAGGATGATTTTGCTTCTGCGTTAAGGAAGAAGCAGTCTGCATCATGGGCTTTAAAATG tgtgAAGATTGGAGTTGATTATTTTAAGGTTGGACGCCATGTGGATGCTATGAATGAATACAATAAGGCTCTGGAAATAGACAAACAAAATGTGGAAGCTTTGGTAGCTCGTGGAGCATT ATATGCAACAAAAGGAAGTCTGAACAAAGCAATAGAAGATTTTGAACTTGCACTGGAAAACTGTCCAACTCACAGAAATGCAAGAAAATACCTCTGCCAGACACTTGTAGAAAGAGGAGGGCA gttagaagaagaagaaaagtttttaaatgctGAAAGTTATTATAAGAAGGCTTTGGCTTTGGatgaaactttcaaagatgcagagGATGCTTTGCAGAagctccatatatatatgcag AAATCTTTGGaattaagagaaaaacaagctgaaaaggaagaaaagcagaaaacaaagaaaatagaaacaagtgCAGAAAAGTTGCGTAAGctcttaaaagaggagaaaag gctaaagaaaaagagaagaaaatcaacTTCTTCTTCGAGTGTCTCTTCTGCTGATGAATCAGTTTCTTCTTCATCATCCTCTTCATCTTCTGGTCACAAAAGGCATAAGAAACATAAGAGGAACCACTCAGAGTCTTCTCGAAGTTCTAAAAGGCATTCAGCTAAGGCATCCTCAAATCAGATAGATCAGAATAAGAAAGATGAGTGCTTCCCAGTTCCAGCTAATACATCAGCATCTTTTCTTAACCAAAAACAAGAAGTGGAAAAACTATTGGAAAAGCAGGATAGGTTACCATATCaaaagaaacaggtaaaagaaaaagataaatgttctTTCTCATCATCTTCTGTTGAAATTCCGGATGATTTTGGAGGTAGGTCTGAAGATCCAAGAGATTTTTATGATAGCTATAAAACTCAGGCAGGTAGTAGCAGAACAGAAAAGCCATATAAATCAGAAAGACATTTTTCCAGTAGAAGAGATTCCTCAGATTCTTTTTATAGGAATTCAGAGGATAAGGTAAAAATGTATGGTTATAGAAGATTTGAAAAAgatacagaaggaagaaaagagcacTATAGAAAGTGGGAGCCAGGTTCCACAAGACATGCTACCTCACCAGCAAGCTCAGACTACTCTTGGAAGTCaggagaaaaatataagaaatccaCTTACTCGGGATCACGTGATCTAAGTAGACATGAGCAAAGatatcaattaaataaaaatcaaggaGAATATGAAAGAGAGGGTAATTATGTGGAGGATATTAAAACAGAGGTTCAGGGAGAGGGACTCAATAGCAAAGACCATTCAGAAGgtggagttaaaaaaaatttacctcAAAATTTACTCAATATATTTAATCAGATAGCtgcatttgagaaagaaaaaggaaataagccAAAAAACTAA